The region AGCCTTGCGGAGTGATTAATACCGGCGAAAGCGGTGGGGAACTTACTGCTGATAATGATGTTTGGGTTTAGGCGAATCGCCCATACATCTTTTCATGGCATTTTTTTAGAAAAGCCATCATCTCGGCATGATCAGCTGTTTCATAAAATTTGATCATACAAACCAACAGCTAAGCCTTGAAGGTATGTTTGTATCTCTGGAATTTGGGTGTATTTTCTATGCAACGCATAAAAAATAAAAGAAATGCTGGTTAAAACGTTATAATCATAATATTCATAGCTCTGAGTTTTAGGAAGCAGTTGCTCAAATTGAGTTGAACTTTTTAAGAGCGGGGACGTTTATTATGTTAGATTTAAAGGATCTTAACGAGGACACTCGTATAAAAATGTTAGAAGAAGTTGACTTCGATGAAAATAATAACAATTTATTTTTAAGTCCGCGTCTTAACCATGATGGTGTTTTAAAATACCCACAATTGTTAAAAAAATCTATTAAAGAGCATGATGTAGCGTGGTTAATAAATGAACTTTCTGGTGACTTATTTAAAAGTCATGAGCCAAGAAAAACAAAGTCTGGAGTTATACAGGCTAAAGTTCCGTCAAATGCTTCTCAACTTCTTGCTGAAGGTGAATTTAATAGATTTTATTGTAGAGGACTGTGTCTCTTCGCTATTCAAGAAGAAAAACCTTTTGTAGAGGTTTATCGTGCAAAAGAAGTAAGCCGCCCAAGAATAGAATCAGAAAAGAAAATCGGGTTACAACTTGATCCAAATTTTGTTTTAAATGACCTTAGAGATAAAATCGGTGACGAGACCCTTTCAGAAATTTGTATGCCTAATTCAGGGTTAAGCCTCTGTTTGCCTAATATTTAGATAGATCTATTTGTTTTTTAGTAAATAAAGCCCCGACAGACATAACGTCCGCCGGGGCAATCTAATTCCAAATATTCTAGCTATCTATAATTCATCAAAACTAATCATCAAGCTGAATATCCTTACCGGAAAGAACGCGATTCATATTTCTAACCGCACACATTTTACCGCACATGGAGCAGGAATCTTCGTGCTCAGGTTTGGATGATTCACGGTATTCTTTAGGGCGGACAGGGTCCATAGCGAGATCGAACATACTATTCCAATCGAGTGCGGCGCGGGCCTTACTCATGTTGTCGTCCCAGTCTCTTGCACCGGGGTGTCCTTTGGCAACATCGGCGGCGTGGGCTGCGATTCTGGTTGCGACGATACCTTCCTTCATATCTTCAAGAGTAGGCAGGCGCAGATGTTCGGCTGGGGTTACGTAGCAGAGGAAATCTGCTCCGTTCATTGCTGCGATAGCACCACCGATGGCGGCTGTTATGTGGTCGTAACCGGGGGCTACGTCTGTTACCAGTGGTCCTAAAACATAGAACGGTGCTCCGTGGCAAAGACGTTTTTCCATCATCATGTTTCCGGCAATTTCGTTCATAGCCATGTGGCCCGGGCCTTCAATCATGACCTGTACGTTGCGTTCCCATGCGCGTTTGGTAAGTTCACCAAGAGTGATGAGTTCTTCAACCTGACAGGCATCAGTAGCGTCATTTAGACAACCGGGACGGCAGCCGTCACCAAGGCTTAAAGTAACGTCGTACTCTTCGCAGATATCTAAAAGACGGTCGAAATGTTCGTAGAACGGATTTTCCGCTTTGTTGATTTCCATCCATGTGAAGAGCAGTGAACCACCACGGGAAACTATGTTGGTGAGTCTTCCGTTCTGTTTAACTTTTTCAGCGGTGTGCTTGTTGAGTCCGCAATGGATGGTCAGGAAGTCAACACCGTCTTCAACGTGTTTTTGAACAACGTCAAAAAATTCGTCTACAGTAATATCTTGAAGGTTCTTATCGTAGAAGCCTACTGCGTCATAGATTGGAACCGTTCCGATCATAGCAGGTGACATTGCGACTAAGCGTTTACGAAATTCCTGAGTTTTTCCGTAACAGCTGAGGTCCATGATAGCTTCTGCTTTCATATCGAGTGCCATTTGAACTTTAACAAGTTCAGGCTCAATGTCGCTGCAGTCTTTGGAAATACCAAGGTTTACGTTGATCTTTGTGCTTATTCCTTCACCCACGGCTTCCGGGTCCAGATTTGTGTGCTTTTTGTTTGCGGGAATAATTACAGTCCCTTTAGCCATGCGCTCCATAAGATCTTCAATGCGCATGTTTTCTTTGCGAGCAACGATTTCCATCTGAGGGGTTACTATGCCTTTGCGGGCTGCGTCCA is a window of Desulfovibrio sp. UCD-KL4C DNA encoding:
- the thiC gene encoding phosphomethylpyrimidine synthase ThiC, encoding MTYTTQMDAARKGIVTPQMEIVARKENMRIEDLMERMAKGTVIIPANKKHTNLDPEAVGEGISTKINVNLGISKDCSDIEPELVKVQMALDMKAEAIMDLSCYGKTQEFRKRLVAMSPAMIGTVPIYDAVGFYDKNLQDITVDEFFDVVQKHVEDGVDFLTIHCGLNKHTAEKVKQNGRLTNIVSRGGSLLFTWMEINKAENPFYEHFDRLLDICEEYDVTLSLGDGCRPGCLNDATDACQVEELITLGELTKRAWERNVQVMIEGPGHMAMNEIAGNMMMEKRLCHGAPFYVLGPLVTDVAPGYDHITAAIGGAIAAMNGADFLCYVTPAEHLRLPTLEDMKEGIVATRIAAHAADVAKGHPGARDWDDNMSKARAALDWNSMFDLAMDPVRPKEYRESSKPEHEDSCSMCGKMCAVRNMNRVLSGKDIQLDD